In Cryptomeria japonica chromosome 10, Sugi_1.0, whole genome shotgun sequence, a genomic segment contains:
- the LOC131059888 gene encoding transcription factor MYB113-like, which produces MGCTTYDEGNTLRQKKGPWAPEEDLLLINYIQAHGEGRWRTLPHKAGLQRCAKGCRLRWMNYLRPNVKRGNISLDEEDLIIRLHKLLGNRWSLIAGRIPGRTDNEIKNYWNSHLCKKIPSIALHHKARHSKRPSSLSEPSYINPLQPFNRQFQCNPVDSLVGSQRCKNLNSSCPADLISYNIFNDNSFPCNYMSSLIAQSHSNEENPLKSTHFNIGDTPNFQKDIVTKNEIYQHQSSPHNAIDASFTISSQCHIESFNSTVDQMKELYGVRDDLEFSMMGEIEASQQVQGSFRERNGCIFSFRPNNQYSLLPSQYAGGSIDDGANHQGRWNQFSVGCKNLEETTRLTSYDGLLSSLFEDYSTIGFGEAATIMTRDDSLVPRQLQHN; this is translated from the exons ATGGGGTGCACCACTTATGATGAGGGTAACACTTTAAGGCAGAAGAAAGGTCCATGGGCTCCCGAGGAGGACCTTTTACTCATTAATTACATACAAGCTCACGGTGAAGGGCGGTGGCGTACATTGCCCCATAAAGCAG gtttgcAACGTTGTGCGAAAGGCTGCAGATTGCGGTGGATGAACTATCTGCGTCCAAATGTAAAACGGGGGAACATATCTTTGGACGAGGAAGATCTCATTATTAGGCTGCATAAGCTCCTTGGGAATAG ATGGTCTTTGATAGCAGGAAGGATCCCCGGTCGAACAGACAATGAAATCAAGAATTATTGGAATTCACATTTGTGCAAGAAAATCCCTTCCATTGCCCTTCACCACAAGGCCCGCCATTCCAAGAGACCCTCCTCTCTCTCAGAGCCCTCTTACATCAATCCATTGCAGCCCTTTAATAGACAGTTTCAATGTAATCCGGTGGATTCTCTGGTGGGAAGTCAAAGATGCAAGAACTTGAATTCTTCATGTCCAGCTGATCTCATCAgctacaatatcttcaatgacaaCAGCTTTCCCTGCAACTATATGAGCTCTTTGATAGCTCAATCGCATTCAAATGAGGAGAATCCTCTGAAAAGCACCCATTTCAATATTGGGGATACTCCAAACTTTCAGAAAGATATAGTTACAAAGAATGAAATATATCAACATCAGAGTAGCCCTCATAATGCAATAGATGCAAGCTTCACAATCTCTTCGCAATGCCATATTGAATCTTTCAACAGTACAGTTGATCAGATGAAGGAATTGTATGGTGTGAGAGATGATCTTGAATTTTCCATGATGGGAGAAATAGAAGCATCACAACAAGTACAAGGGTCTTTTAGAGAGAGAAATGGGTGTATATTCTCTTTCAGGCCGAACAATCAATACTCACTATTACCCTCACAGTATGCTGGCGGTAGTATTGATGATGGTGCTAATCACCAAGGAAGATGGAATCAGTTCTCCGTTGGTTGTAAAAATCTGGAGGAGACTACTCGGCTCACCTCATATGATGGCCTTCTGTCTTCGTTATTTGAGGATTATTCTACAATTGGTTTTGGTGAGGCTGCAACTATAATGACCAGGGATGATAGTCTAGTGCCTAGGCAATTACAACACAACTGA